One Deltaproteobacteria bacterium genomic region harbors:
- a CDS encoding metallophosphoesterase has product MSTRSRGFGPIAPPIVTPPAEPLAAPARNQPGHGRVENPKPEQDRESISAAARDAARNLTPHLEDSVPPGFRIKGMSVLRDADGHVRLSWAKTTREADDPYETARMISEGLADGGGLKTLPPITPPDRECDDLLSVYPLGDPHIGLYCWAEECGESFDLQTAIDQYLAVASILFRRAPVGSDALLIDLGDFYHADDPQYRTSSGRHVVDVDTRYGKVIPAGFDIMATLVDAALQQHRRVHVWCLRGNHDDKTTLALRGYLQGRYANNPRVVLDATPGKFHYLEFGANLLGATHGDSLKGKRGRTLHEIMTTDQRAAWGRTRHAKWFVGHVHHESTSEVGDCRVETYRTLAPKDAWHAASGYRSGRDTRLEIFHREHGESERHILSIGEIQAAMAAAKART; this is encoded by the coding sequence ATGTCGACACGCTCACGAGGCTTCGGCCCCATCGCTCCGCCCATCGTCACGCCACCGGCCGAGCCACTCGCCGCGCCCGCACGCAATCAGCCCGGGCACGGGCGCGTCGAAAACCCGAAGCCCGAGCAGGACCGAGAGAGCATCTCCGCCGCTGCCCGTGACGCGGCCCGCAACCTGACCCCGCACCTCGAGGACTCGGTCCCGCCGGGCTTCCGCATCAAGGGCATGTCGGTCCTGCGCGACGCCGACGGCCACGTCCGGCTGTCGTGGGCGAAGACCACCCGCGAGGCCGATGACCCGTACGAGACGGCGCGCATGATCTCCGAGGGTCTGGCCGACGGCGGCGGGCTCAAGACGCTGCCGCCGATCACCCCGCCCGATCGCGAATGTGATGACCTGCTGTCGGTCTACCCGCTGGGCGACCCGCACATCGGCCTGTACTGCTGGGCCGAGGAGTGCGGCGAATCGTTCGACCTGCAGACCGCGATCGACCAGTACCTCGCGGTCGCGTCGATCCTGTTCCGCCGCGCACCAGTCGGCAGCGACGCGCTGCTGATCGACCTCGGCGACTTCTACCACGCCGACGATCCGCAGTACCGCACGAGCTCCGGCCGGCACGTCGTCGATGTCGACACCCGCTACGGCAAGGTCATCCCTGCCGGGTTCGACATCATGGCGACGCTCGTTGACGCCGCGCTGCAGCAGCACCGTCGCGTGCACGTCTGGTGCCTCCGCGGCAATCACGACGACAAGACCACGCTCGCGCTGCGCGGGTACCTGCAGGGCCGCTACGCGAACAACCCCCGCGTGGTCCTCGACGCGACCCCCGGCAAGTTCCATTACCTCGAGTTCGGCGCGAACCTGCTCGGTGCGACACACGGCGACTCGCTCAAGGGCAAGCGAGGGCGGACGCTGCACGAGATTATGACGACGGACCAGCGCGCAGCGTGGGGTCGCACGCGGCACGCGAAGTGGTTCGTCGGTCACGTGCATCACGAGTCGACCAGCGAGGTCGGCGACTGCCGCGTGGAGACCTACCGGACGCTCGCGCCGAAGGATGCATGGCACGCGGCCAGTGGGTACCGCTCGGGTCGCGACACGCGGCTGGAGATCTTCCACCGCGAGCACGGCGAGAGCGAGCGCCACATCCTGTCGATCGGCGAGATTCAGGCGGCGATGGCCGCAGCAAAGGCACGCACGTGA
- a CDS encoding site-specific DNA-methyltransferase yields MRYLIRLITPPGGLVLDPFAGSGTTGIAAKLEGFRFVGCEMEPEYVTLARARIEAA; encoded by the coding sequence ATGCGCTACCTGATTCGGCTGATCACGCCGCCCGGCGGCCTCGTGCTCGACCCGTTCGCGGGCTCGGGCACGACCGGGATCGCAGCGAAGCTGGAAGGGTTCCGCTTCGTCGGCTGCGAGATGGAACCCGAATACGTCACGCTCGCGCGAGCACGAATCGAGGCCGCATGA